In the Acidobacteriota bacterium genome, CCACGCCGGCAGTCCCAGGGATGACGCCTGCCGCCGCAGCCACGATGGCCGATTGTGCCGCGCCAGTTCCTCATCGAGCGCGCGTGTGGCTTCGGCCTGCAGCCGCGGAATGATTCCCTCGAGGCGTGTGAGCTCCGCCGACGACAGATAGACGGTGTAGCGGCTCGGGGCGAGCGTGGAATACTTCAGCTCCTCCAGGTTCTGCCGCATGTTGTCCACAATCGCGTCGATGAGTGCTCCCGCCGGTCGTCGAACGTTCGTCATAATGTCCCTGTCGAAATGCTGTCGCTGACTATGACGCAAAGGGCCGGCAGGGGAGTTCAGGGTTTTCCTACGTATTTCCTAAGATGAAGCTCACCTTCGGCGACTTCACGCTCGATACGGGCACGCGTCAGCTTCTGCGAGGCGGGGAGCATGCCGAGGTCCATCTCTCCCCGAAGGCATTCGACCTGCTTGCGGTCCTCGTCGCCAACCGGCCCGGCGTCGTCACCAAGGAATCACTTCGGGATCGTCTCTGGGCCGGCACAAACGTTGTCGCCGCCAATCTGAACAATCTCGCGTCCGAAGTCCGTGCGGCCCTGGGTGACGATCCGCAGCAGCCGCGTTTCGTGCGAACGGCGCACGGTGTGGGTTATGCCTTTTGCGGCCAGGCCGAGGAGAACCGCGCGGTTGCTCAAGAACACGCCGACAGCCGGCTCTGGCTGGTCTTTGATGGCCGTTCGATTGTGCTGGAGCAGCCCGAGACCATCATCGGCCGCGACCCGAAGTGTGGCATCTGGATCGATGTGCCTGGCGTCTCTCGCCGGCATGCCTCGATTCGCCTCGTGTCATCAACAGCGGTGCTCGAGGACCTCGCGAGCACCAATGGGACGTTGGTGAACGATCGACCCGTCAGTTCGCCTGTCACGCTCGCGGACGGCCAGACCATTCGGCTCGGTGAGGCCACGCTGACGTTCAGGGCCTCGACTTCGGCAGGCGCGGCCACGAAGAAGATCAGGCGGCCGTGAAAGGCGTGGTCCGCGCCGCTGATAGTGACCACCCCCGTTCAGCGAGCGTTCAGCCGCGCGCCGCTATTCTGCGGGGATGAGCCTGATTCGAAAGACGCTCACGGGCCTCATTCTTGCGGCGGGAGTCGTCGCGGCCGTGACCTTCGCTGCGCGCAGCGATCAGGCCACGCCCGCCCACCTCGCGGCGCCGGTCGCCATCCCGTTCGAGTCGCTCAACGGCCTGATCCTGTTCCCGATCCGCGTCAATGGTTCCGAACCGCTCACGGTCATCCTCGATTCCGGCGCCAAGCCCTCCATTGTCAGCCTCGAACGCGCCAAGGCGCTGGCACTCGACCTGGGCGCATCGGTGAGTGTGGGGGGCACAGGGGCTGGCTCGTCGACCGGGGCGTTCGTCAAGAACGCCACGCTCACACTCGACGCGTTGCCCGGGTTTTCGCACCCCGTCACCCTCGCGATCTCCCTCGACGCCATCGCCCGCCGGACCGGGCGACGTCTCGACGGCATCGTCGGCACCGACTTCATGCGCGCATTTGTTGTCGAGCTCGACTATGAGAAACAGATCCTGACGCTGCACGATGCGCGCACATTCAGCTACCACGGCCCCGGCACCGCGCTGCCGATGACCGTCGACTCGAACGGCCATCCCACGTTCACGGCCATCGTCACGCCAGTCGGCAGGCCGGCCATTGAGGCGACCGTGAAGCTGGATATCGGCGCGTCGGGTGCGGTCACGCTTCACTCGCCGTTCGTCCAGCAACATGGCCTGCCCGGGCCGAACCTGACGACCACGCGCGTGATCGGTGTCACCGGGATGGGCGGCCGGTCATCAGGCCGATTGGGTCGCCTCGCCTCACTCCAGGTGGCCGGCGTCACCCTAAAACGCCCGACGGTCGTGTTCTCCGCAGACACGTCTGGCGCGAACGCCAATCCCCTGGTGGCTGGTCGCGTCGGCGCCAAAATCGCCAGCCGCTTCCGCGTGTTTCTGGACTTCACCCGCGGCCAGTTGATCCTGGAGCCGCATGCGACGACGAACACGTCGTTCGACGTCGCCTCCGCAGGGATCGCGTTCGAGGCCGACGGACCCGAATATCGCACCGTCCGCGTGATCGACGTACTCGAGGATGGGCCTGGCGCACTCGCGGGAATTCAGCAGGGCGATGTGCTCACCGCCATCGACGGAAAGCCGGCCTCCACTGTCACGATGCTCGACGTGATCAGGCGCCTGGAGCGGGTTGCCCCGTGTGAATTGACCCTGCAACGCGCCGGGCGCTTCTTGACACTGACGGTGACTCCGAAGTGAGGCGCCATATCAGCAGACTCCGGGCGCAGTTGCGGCCAGCGTCGTGATCATCGCGCGGGTTCCCGACGACCGCTAGTCACGCAACGCCGCAAGCGGATTAATCCGGCTCGCTCGCCTGGCCGGCACCAGCGCCGAACCGACGGCCACGAGTAGCAGCGTCGCCGCCAGCGCGGTCAGCGTCAGCGGGTCACTGGCACTAATTCCCACTGTCAGAAACGCCTGCAAGTGTGGCGCGAGCAAGAGGGAGAGGGCGATTCCGGCGGCGATACCCACCGCAGCCAAGATGAATGCCCCAGACAGAATTTGGCGGCCAACCTGCCGTGGCGATTCGCCCAAGGCAAGTCGAACGCCGATTTCTTGGGAGCTGGTGTGACGGGGCCTCTCAGCGCGGCCGGGCGAACATTCCGTCGTTGAGCGGCACGTTCACGGCCAGCGTCTTGATCATCGCGCGCCAGGTGCCGTCGGGTGACGACACCCAGAGCGGGTGATGAATACCGTCGTGCACGTACTCCCACGGGCCCGACGCGGTGCCGGCATCATTGGTGTGCGCGCCAAACGCATACGGCTCGCCTTTGGCATCGAGGGCAAACCACAGGATGCGGGCGCCGTTTTCATGAATCTCCAGCCGGCGCTGCGCATTGATCGACAACGACAGCGCGGCATCCCGCGCGGCCACGCGGTGCAACGTCCGATAGACATGCCCGGCATACCACTCCATGTCGGTCTTCATGATGTTGTCGGGCACGTCCTGGACGACGCCGGCTCGGGTCAGCATCCAGCTCCGAGGGCCGTCGATGACGCGCACGACCTTGAGATTGGGACCCGTCGTATCGATTCGGAATCGTGGACGCGTGAAGTCCATCGTGATGACGACACGCAGCACGGTGGGGTCTGCGACGAGGTTCTGCTGGGAGTCATTCACCGTGTTGGTGACGGTGGCCCACCTGGCGCGACCGCCGATCGCGCCCAGCAGCCGGTCAGCCATCTGCTCCGGAGTTTCGGCCGCCTGCGGTGAAACGCCTGAGACCACGGCAAGGATGAGAGCAAGTTCGGCGAATCGAATCACCATGATGATCTAACAGAACCTCTGACGCCTGTCGATTGGTTTGGGATGAGTCGCAGGGTTGGGACCATTGGCCTTCTCGTCACTGGTTGTCAGGACTTGAGGGCCTCCGACGGATCGCCCTGTGCGGCCCGGCGCGCCGGACCGAGTGAGGCGAGCAGCGCACACACGCCGAAGGCGGTCAGCGCGCCGAACATGACGACGGGATCGTTGGGTTCAACCCCGAATAGTTGCGACCGCAAGAGGCGTCCGAGCGCCAATGCACCGGCGAGTCCAGCCGTGAGACCAAGGCCGATCATCACGAGTCCCTGACGCAGGAAGAGGGCCGTGATCTGTCCACGCGTGGCGCCTATCGCCAGCCGAATGGCCACCTCGCGCCGCCGCTGGCCGGCGGCATAGGCCGTCACCCCGTGGATGCCGACCAGGGCGAGCACCACGGCCAGCCCAGAGAAGACGGCGAGCAACTGCGCGAGAAAACGCGCGCCGGCCCGCTGCTGGTCGAGGATGTCGGCGAGCGGCCGCCAACTTCCGGCCACGAGGCCCTCGTCGATCCGTTTCAACGCACGGCGGAGCTGATCAAACGCGATTTCCGGCCGTGCGCTGCGCAAGTACACGAATGGCGACAGCGATCCTGATTGCGACATCGGCGTGTACAGGTCAGCCATATCCGTATCCGAATGGCTGAATCGGGTGTCGGCCGCCACCCCGACGACCTCGTAGATCGTCGGCGCCGTGCCGGCCGGCGCCTGTGGTGACGGTGATACTTCGAGTCGCTGACCGACTGCGCGCTGCCCGGGCCACAGTCGCTCGGCGAGCGTGCGGCTGGCGACAATCACCGGGGGCTGTCCGACTCGATCGGCCGACGTGAATCGGCGTCCGTCGACGACTGGAATACCGAGCAGGTCGAAGTAGTTCGCGCTCACAGACATCAGGCCCGACCGCGTGCGCGCGGCCTGGGTCTGGTCTGCGCCTCGCACTCCGCGCTCGGGTGCTGCCTGAAGGGGCCACGAGCTGGTGAACGCCAGACCCTGCAGGTCTGAGAGGCCCTCGGTCTCATCGGCGATCCGTTGGAGCAGCGCCATCCGGCTCACCGCGTCGGGATATGACGCCTGTCGCACGCTGATGCGACTAGTCAAGATGTCTTGCATCGAAAGCCCCACGTCGGTGTTGAGGATGCGCAAGCTGCTTTGCACCATCAATGTGGCGGCGATGAGCAGGGCCAGGCACGCACCCACCTCGGCGGCCACCAGTGCCAGCCGCGCGCGCTGCTGTGCGTGTCCGCCCGTTGATCCCTTCTGGCCTGCGGAGAGTGACAACGCGCCCATGCCGCGGGCCGCGGCCCATGCGGGGAACACTGAACACACGAGCACAATAAACACGGCGGCGGCCAGTGCGCCGGCCCAGACCACGCCATCAATCTGCAGCGCAGACACGCCTCCAGGCACCGCGCGACCGAGCTGACGTCCCACCATCGGCGCCATTGCGCCAATCAGCGCGTACGCGGCGGCGAGGCCCACGGCTCCTGCCGCAACGCCAAGGACGACCGCCTCGGCGACGATGACGCGCACGATCCGCGCGGCGGTGGCGCCCAGCGCCTTGCGTACCGCCATTTCCTGACGGCGTTCGTTGGCGCGCACCAGAAGGAGCACGGCGACGTTGGCGGCGGCAATGAGCAACACGAGTGCCGCGCCGGCAGCGAGGGTGAGCAGCAGGGGTTTGACGGTCGTGACGTATCCCTCCCGCGCCGAGACCACGTCAGCGCTCCATGTGTCGGGCAGGTTGTGCCTGGCCCTGACCAGAGCCGTGACGCGGCCGGCGATCATCGCGGATGTCACGCCGGTTCGGGCCCGCACGACGTACGGGTAGGACGGCGCTCGCAGCGGCGCCAGAACCTCTGTGAAGGCCTGTTGGATGTGCCAGTGTCCCTCAGGCAGCACGCCGACGATCGTGAAGACGCCAATATCGTCGGGCCGGTCGTTTGAGTACGACTCGAAGTGGCGTCCGACAATGTTGACGTCTCCGCCGAAGCGGCTCTGCCAGAGCCGGTGACTGATGATGGCCACGGCCTGGCTCCCGGGCGCGTAGTCGTCCGGCCGAAAGACCCGGCCGAGCGCCGTGCGGATGCCGAACCCCTCCATGTAGCCGGGTGTGACCCACGTGCCCTGTGCCGCTTCGGTGTAGGGTGCGCCGCGAAGGTTGAACAAATCGAGATCCCAGGAGATCTGCAGATCGAGCAGGTCGTTGAGCGACGACCAGTCGAGCTCCTCGAGTCCCTGCGGCATGTCTACGCCGGGCCTGAAGAGGTTCACGTTGTGGAGGCGGTCGCTGTCCGGATAGGGCAGTCCGCGAATCAGGTAGGCGTTGACACCGGCAAGCACTGACAGACTCAGGGCAACGCCGAAGCCGAGTGTGGTCGTCGCCACCAGTGCCAGTCGGCGCTGGCGGGCGAGCGTGCGTGCCGCGAGTCGTACATCGTGGGCGAACGCGGCGAGGCCCGAGAGCGCTCGGCCGACAAGGTGCGCACACGCCGACTTGAAGGCCTGGCGCCAGTACCACGCGCCGCTACGCCCACGGGCGAACTCCTCGTCGAGGTCGCCGGCCACGACTTCAAAGGCCGTGGGGCCGAGACAGGCGCGCAGCAGGCGGACGGCGAACGACGGTGGGCGCCGCATCACGATCGCTCCAGCTTGGCGTCGAGTCCCTCGGCGACCCGACGCACGGTGTCAAGCGCGTGTGCCAGCGCGCGCCGGCCCTGGGGTCGCAGCCGGTAATAACGTTTGCGACGCCCCCCGCGCTCAGGTGTGGGCTCTCCGTAGCGGGACGCGACCAGGCCCCGGCCTTCGAGCCGTTCGAGTGTGGTGAAGACCGCACCGGGTGAGACATCGCGGCCGGCACGCTCCTGCAGTTCCAATCGGACTGCGGCACTGTACGCGCCCTCATCCAGGCGCAGGACGGTCAACATGACGAGTTGTTCGAACTCTCCGAGGACTTCAGGCATTGGAAAAGACTCCGACGACTAGTCAACTACGCTGTAGGAAAAATGTCAACGACGGCCGATTCCGAACGGTTGCCGCCTCCCTGCACAGTCCCGCACAATCCGTGTCATGTTGACGACCGTCCTTCTCTTGACCGTGTGCCTGCTTGGGCAAAGACACGCGTCTCTGAAAAAGGAACGCGACCTCATCGGTTAAGGGAACTAGGGGACCCGCTTGGCGGGACACACTCAGAAAGGACTGCAATGAGCCCGTTCGGGATATTTCAATCGATCAGTGTAGCCACCAATGCCGTGTCTGCATTTCTGTTGGCGGGCGCCTTGGCATCGCCGCTCGTTGCGCAGGTGCCGGCGCGCTCCACCTACTATTCCGTTCCGTCGTGGGCGCCAGACGGCAACACGATCACGTTCGAATCCAACAGGGATGGCGAAGCAGCCGTCTATTCCATCCGGCCGGATGGCTCCAACCTGAGGAGGCTGACTCCCGCCGGGACCAGAGGAGAACAGCCCAATTGGTCGGCGGATGGTCGATTTCTCGTCTACTCATCAGCCAAAGACGGCGTGAAGCAATTGCACCGGATGACACCTGACGGCCGGAATGTGGTGCCTGTACCGGGCACGACAAATGGATTCCTCGCGGCCTTCTCACCCGATGGCCGTTGGCTCCTCTTCGCGGCCCAGGATCGAATCCCTTCGATCCAGTATCGCGTCTATGTCATGCGCCCGGACGGATCGGACCGGCGGTCGCTTGGCGACATGGCGAAGAGCAATGAAGACCCGCGGTGGACCACCGACGGTGCACGCGTGGTGTTCAACGAAGTGCCGCTGCTCGAGAGGTTGCCGGACGAAGCGCCAAGAGACTTCGTCCGCAGACGGACACAGGCACAACGGCTGGTCAGTGTCACACCAGACGGACGTGAGACGCGCATCCTGGAGCCCGAGGAGGCGAGTCGTCTCACTCGAGACCGTGGGCTGTCGCCCGATGGCAAGTGGCTGCTGTATGCCAAGGCCGTCGACGGTGTCAGCGGACTCCTTCTTCGGGATCAGGCCTCGGGAACTGAGCGCCTGCTTGACGGGGGGACGCGCGCCGCAGTGTCCAGGCCTGCGCAAAGTCCAGCGCCTGTCCCGCCACAGAATCACGCGGCTCGGCCTGCCGTATCGCCCGATGGCAGGTGGATTGCGTTCCATGCGGATCGTGACGGCTCGTCTCAGATCTTTGTGATTCGTGCGGATGGATCGGATGAACGCCTGGTCACCCGGTCACCCACGCCCAAGAGTGGCGTGCGTTGGTCGGCTGATGGACGCGAGTTATTGTTCACGTCATTCACAAACAACACCGGGTACCTGTTTGCCGTTGGCGTTGACGGTACGGCCGAGCGTGAGGTGCTTTCGGTATCTGGGCGCGATCCTCAGCTGTCGCCTGACGGTCGCCGGGTTGTCTACGCCGCCGGCCCCTTCAACGCGACGGCCTTGATGCTCGCCGAGGTCGACGGCGCGACGCTGAGCCATCCCCGACGAATCAACGACGAGGCCTCGTCAATTGCCTGGAATGCCAAGTGGTCACCGGATGGCGCACGCCTCGCGTTCACCGGGCGCGCACCCGGGAATCCACAGTTGCAAATCTGGACGATGAACTCGGACGGATCGAAGTCGGCACCGTTGACCCACCTGCCGCCTGGGGACGGCCGGGCGCAGGTGCCCGCCTGGTCACCTGACGGCAGGTCGATCGTCTTTCAATCGGACACGCCGGACCGTTCGTCGCACCTCTGGCGGGTGGAAGTGAGGACTGGCACAACCACGAGGGTGCTTGATCACGCCGAGGTGTTTCTCGACGAAACGCCCGTCTGGTTCCCCGACGGTCAGCGTCTCGCGTTTCAAAGCACCCGCACTGGGCGCTGGGAAGTGTGGACGGTCAAGATCGATGGCACCGAATTGAGACAGATTACGAAGTAGGGTGCGACCAGAGACACGCCTACTTGATGACATACGTCGCCTTGGCTGCCCGCTCCTCAACAACATCTTCGTCGGCGGTATGGACCGAGACGCGTTGCGATGGCCTTTGAACCGGCAGCTCCCTCAGGTCATGCGACGGATCGAATCCGCGTGGCCCGGCAGCGCGCCGCTCAGCGCAGCAATGTGCTCGGGTCCGATACCGCAACACCCACCAAAAGCCGTTACGCCAAACGCCTGCCAGCGGCGCGACGTGCGCACCAGTTCCGCAGGAGGAATCACCTCGACGAATCGCCAGTCCGGCGATTCGAAATAGCCGCATTCCGGATAGGTCGCGATCGGTCCGGACCAGTGCGTGCGCAGCACCGCCAGCGCTTCCTCGGTCTCGTTGACCGACGTGTGCATGATCATCATGACCGCCGGCCGCAATGCCGTGAGCGCGCGCACGATGTCTTCGAGCGCGCAGTCGTCACGGCCCCAGCCTTGCAACTGCCCGTTCTTGCCGCGCTCGGTGGAAATACCGATCCAGACCGGCAGGCTCGTCGCGAGCGCAGCCTCGCAGGCCCAGACCGCATAGTCCGTGTCGCGCATCATCTCCATCATCAGCAAGTCGCAGCCGGCGGATCTGAGCACGTCAGCCTTGCGCTGAAACAGGGCCCGAGCCGTGCCCTCATCGATGTCGACTTCAACGTTACGATCGCCGCCCGGCACCACGGGACGCATCGTCGACATGGATCCAGCGACACAGACTTCGGTGCCCGCCGCGCACTCCTTCGCGAGTGCCACGGCGACGGTATCGATGCCCACCATGTCGTCGATGCGCCCGAGATGACGGAATAGCAGCGGGCTGGTCGCGAACGTGTTGGCCGTGATGATGTCGGCTCCCGCATCGATGTAGCCGTGATGGACCGCGCGGACGACATCAGGGTGTGTCAGGTTGGCATCGGCGCACCAGGTGTCGCCACTCATCGGCGCGCCACGGCGCTGCAGATCGGTGCCCGTGCCACCATCGAGGATGATGCGGTCACCAAGCCGTAGTTGTTCTGCGATTCGGGCGTAGCTCATCGCGGACTACCGCCGGATCATCTGCAGGATGCCGTCTTCCGTCATCAGGGCTTCGATCTCCGTCACCGTCCGCGGCGCACCGGCCGAGAGCACCTCACGGCCCGTTGCGGTGATCGCCACGGTATCCTCGATGCGGATGCCAAACTGTTCGTCGAACCGGAAGAGCTGAATGTCGCAGGCGAAGACGAAGCCGGGCTTCGGCACTTCATCGGGACCGGCAAACGTGCCAGTTGACGTCATGCGTCGCCAGGCCAATCGAGTGGTTGTAGCCGCCGTAGCGGATGCCGCCATCATCACGAGAGCCGCGACCAGCACCGCCGCGACCCGTCCACTCACAAACCGTCGATACGCCATGT is a window encoding:
- a CDS encoding FHA domain-containing protein — its product is MKLTFGDFTLDTGTRQLLRGGEHAEVHLSPKAFDLLAVLVANRPGVVTKESLRDRLWAGTNVVAANLNNLASEVRAALGDDPQQPRFVRTAHGVGYAFCGQAEENRAVAQEHADSRLWLVFDGRSIVLEQPETIIGRDPKCGIWIDVPGVSRRHASIRLVSSTAVLEDLASTNGTLVNDRPVSSPVTLADGQTIRLGEATLTFRASTSAGAATKKIRRP
- a CDS encoding aspartyl protease family protein encodes the protein MSLIRKTLTGLILAAGVVAAVTFAARSDQATPAHLAAPVAIPFESLNGLILFPIRVNGSEPLTVILDSGAKPSIVSLERAKALALDLGASVSVGGTGAGSSTGAFVKNATLTLDALPGFSHPVTLAISLDAIARRTGRRLDGIVGTDFMRAFVVELDYEKQILTLHDARTFSYHGPGTALPMTVDSNGHPTFTAIVTPVGRPAIEATVKLDIGASGAVTLHSPFVQQHGLPGPNLTTTRVIGVTGMGGRSSGRLGRLASLQVAGVTLKRPTVVFSADTSGANANPLVAGRVGAKIASRFRVFLDFTRGQLILEPHATTNTSFDVASAGIAFEADGPEYRTVRVIDVLEDGPGALAGIQQGDVLTAIDGKPASTVTMLDVIRRLERVAPCELTLQRAGRFLTLTVTPK
- a CDS encoding FtsX-like permease family protein, whose translation is MGESPRQVGRQILSGAFILAAVGIAAGIALSLLLAPHLQAFLTVGISASDPLTLTALAATLLLVAVGSALVPARRASRINPLAALRD
- a CDS encoding ABC transporter permease → MMRRPPSFAVRLLRACLGPTAFEVVAGDLDEEFARGRSGAWYWRQAFKSACAHLVGRALSGLAAFAHDVRLAARTLARQRRLALVATTTLGFGVALSLSVLAGVNAYLIRGLPYPDSDRLHNVNLFRPGVDMPQGLEELDWSSLNDLLDLQISWDLDLFNLRGAPYTEAAQGTWVTPGYMEGFGIRTALGRVFRPDDYAPGSQAVAIISHRLWQSRFGGDVNIVGRHFESYSNDRPDDIGVFTIVGVLPEGHWHIQQAFTEVLAPLRAPSYPYVVRARTGVTSAMIAGRVTALVRARHNLPDTWSADVVSAREGYVTTVKPLLLTLAAGAALVLLIAAANVAVLLLVRANERRQEMAVRKALGATAARIVRVIVAEAVVLGVAAGAVGLAAAYALIGAMAPMVGRQLGRAVPGGVSALQIDGVVWAGALAAAVFIVLVCSVFPAWAAARGMGALSLSAGQKGSTGGHAQQRARLALVAAEVGACLALLIAATLMVQSSLRILNTDVGLSMQDILTSRISVRQASYPDAVSRMALLQRIADETEGLSDLQGLAFTSSWPLQAAPERGVRGADQTQAARTRSGLMSVSANYFDLLGIPVVDGRRFTSADRVGQPPVIVASRTLAERLWPGQRAVGQRLEVSPSPQAPAGTAPTIYEVVGVAADTRFSHSDTDMADLYTPMSQSGSLSPFVYLRSARPEIAFDQLRRALKRIDEGLVAGSWRPLADILDQQRAGARFLAQLLAVFSGLAVVLALVGIHGVTAYAAGQRRREVAIRLAIGATRGQITALFLRQGLVMIGLGLTAGLAGALALGRLLRSQLFGVEPNDPVVMFGALTAFGVCALLASLGPARRAAQGDPSEALKS
- a CDS encoding helix-turn-helix transcriptional regulator, with amino-acid sequence MPEVLGEFEQLVMLTVLRLDEGAYSAAVRLELQERAGRDVSPGAVFTTLERLEGRGLVASRYGEPTPERGGRRKRYYRLRPQGRRALAHALDTVRRVAEGLDAKLERS
- a CDS encoding PD40 domain-containing protein, with product MSAFLLAGALASPLVAQVPARSTYYSVPSWAPDGNTITFESNRDGEAAVYSIRPDGSNLRRLTPAGTRGEQPNWSADGRFLVYSSAKDGVKQLHRMTPDGRNVVPVPGTTNGFLAAFSPDGRWLLFAAQDRIPSIQYRVYVMRPDGSDRRSLGDMAKSNEDPRWTTDGARVVFNEVPLLERLPDEAPRDFVRRRTQAQRLVSVTPDGRETRILEPEEASRLTRDRGLSPDGKWLLYAKAVDGVSGLLLRDQASGTERLLDGGTRAAVSRPAQSPAPVPPQNHAARPAVSPDGRWIAFHADRDGSSQIFVIRADGSDERLVTRSPTPKSGVRWSADGRELLFTSFTNNTGYLFAVGVDGTAEREVLSVSGRDPQLSPDGRRVVYAAGPFNATALMLAEVDGATLSHPRRINDEASSIAWNAKWSPDGARLAFTGRAPGNPQLQIWTMNSDGSKSAPLTHLPPGDGRAQVPAWSPDGRSIVFQSDTPDRSSHLWRVEVRTGTTTRVLDHAEVFLDETPVWFPDGQRLAFQSTRTGRWEVWTVKIDGTELRQITK
- a CDS encoding homocysteine S-methyltransferase family protein → MSYARIAEQLRLGDRIILDGGTGTDLQRRGAPMSGDTWCADANLTHPDVVRAVHHGYIDAGADIITANTFATSPLLFRHLGRIDDMVGIDTVAVALAKECAAGTEVCVAGSMSTMRPVVPGGDRNVEVDIDEGTARALFQRKADVLRSAGCDLLMMEMMRDTDYAVWACEAALATSLPVWIGISTERGKNGQLQGWGRDDCALEDIVRALTALRPAVMMIMHTSVNETEEALAVLRTHWSGPIATYPECGYFESPDWRFVEVIPPAELVRTSRRWQAFGVTAFGGCCGIGPEHIAALSGALPGHADSIRRMT